In one Candidatus Nitronereus thalassa genomic region, the following are encoded:
- a CDS encoding CBS domain-containing protein, translated as MPTQGISVALAKTVGQIVPTNLVKFREDQSGMAIATELLTHYMPGGVVVNESDELMGFISEFDLIKALDEGKDLHTLTAKNLMVTDRISIEDSASIQEAINVMKHHRLLNLPVEHNGKVVYTITRHDLLRAWIGAGNRKKGGT; from the coding sequence ATGCCTACTCAAGGGATTTCAGTGGCACTTGCCAAAACTGTCGGTCAAATTGTGCCAACCAATCTAGTGAAGTTTCGAGAAGACCAAAGTGGAATGGCGATTGCCACTGAACTCTTGACGCACTATATGCCAGGAGGAGTAGTGGTCAATGAGTCCGATGAACTGATGGGGTTTATTAGTGAATTTGATCTGATAAAAGCCCTCGACGAAGGAAAGGATTTACACACCTTGACTGCGAAGAATCTTATGGTGACAGACCGTATCAGCATTGAAGATTCCGCCTCCATACAGGAGGCCATCAACGTCATGAAACATCACCGGTTGCTGAACTTGCCGGTCGAACACAACGGCAAAGTGGTCTACACCATTACCAGACATGACCTGCTACGGGCATGGATTGGTGCTGGGAATAGGAAAAAAGGCGGTACATAA
- a CDS encoding CBS domain-containing protein, with protein MTVQGIPAGGYKTVGQIVPTNEVKFRENQNGMAVAVELLSEHTPGGAVVDEKNHFVGFISEYDVLRALEAGKNLNTLTAKDIMVKDRISITDSTSIKEAVKIMEDKRLLNLPVERDGEVAYTITRHDLLRAWVGLGLGGEFKGED; from the coding sequence ATGACTGTTCAAGGGATTCCAGCAGGTGGATATAAAACCGTAGGTCAAATTGTGCCAACCAATGAAGTGAAATTTCGAGAGAACCAAAACGGGATGGCCGTCGCGGTTGAGCTCCTCTCCGAACATACACCAGGAGGAGCGGTAGTGGATGAGAAAAACCATTTTGTCGGATTTATTAGTGAATATGATGTCCTTCGCGCATTGGAAGCGGGGAAAAATTTAAATACGCTCACCGCCAAGGACATCATGGTTAAAGACCGGATTAGCATCACAGACTCCACCTCCATCAAAGAGGCCGTAAAAATCATGGAAGATAAACGGTTGTTAAATCTGCCGGTCGAGCGGGATGGCGAAGTGGCCTATACCATCACCAGACATGATCTGTTACGGGCCTGGGTTGGTTTGGGATTAGGTGGCGAGTTTAAGGGCGAAGATTAA
- a CDS encoding c-type cytochrome yields MSMKLVIFIAVSWLQVSTLGWAQENMYPPIVPPDELMAARSLKNPFTTSQEAIDQGKTLYEGRVFCAACHGKDGTGLPSDVDPTTARYPFPRDFTDPKWQTARTDGELFWVLTEGSHGTDMASFLPMYLAEKDAWQIIMYIRTFVKFSEKL; encoded by the coding sequence ATGTCCATGAAATTGGTGATATTCATTGCGGTGTCTTGGCTACAGGTCTCTACACTCGGATGGGCTCAGGAAAATATGTATCCTCCTATTGTCCCACCGGATGAACTCATGGCAGCTAGGTCGCTGAAGAACCCTTTCACGACAAGCCAAGAGGCTATTGATCAAGGAAAAACGCTCTACGAGGGTCGTGTATTTTGCGCTGCCTGCCACGGGAAGGATGGCACGGGTCTACCTTCTGACGTGGATCCTACAACAGCAAGATACCCCTTTCCACGAGATTTTACCGACCCTAAGTGGCAAACCGCTCGGACAGATGGGGAATTATTTTGGGTGCTCACCGAAGGCAGTCATGGCACGGATATGGCTTCATTCCTTCCCATGTATCTTGCGGAAAAAGATGCATGGCAAATCATCATGTACATCAGAACTTTTGTGAAATTTAGTGAAAAGTTGTGA
- a CDS encoding c-type cytochrome, which translates to MGLIKIVLLSMTSVFLIMLPAFGAGQHMMQPRVPADKLDEARALTNPLKATPEILAKGKTLYEGKGTCFNCHGMSGRGDGPGAATLNPPPRVFKSHGFWKHRTEGEIFWVIKHGSPGTAMISFSGLLSDEEIWSVMLYERSFAGGRGHGGGRHGASGMKGGQGRHQGSDCKGEQEMMQGRGMQGHQDGDCQSQGMGHHKER; encoded by the coding sequence ATGGGTTTGATAAAAATTGTGTTGCTGAGCATGACGAGTGTGTTTCTCATAATGCTTCCGGCTTTCGGAGCTGGTCAACATATGATGCAACCTCGGGTACCTGCCGATAAACTTGACGAGGCACGCGCCTTGACTAATCCCCTTAAAGCAACACCAGAAATACTTGCAAAAGGAAAGACCTTGTATGAGGGAAAGGGCACCTGTTTCAATTGCCACGGCATGAGTGGACGGGGTGATGGCCCTGGCGCTGCCACCCTTAATCCTCCACCCCGCGTCTTTAAATCTCATGGTTTTTGGAAGCACCGCACAGAAGGGGAAATATTTTGGGTGATTAAGCATGGCTCACCGGGCACGGCCATGATTTCGTTTAGTGGACTTCTCTCTGATGAAGAAATTTGGTCAGTCATGCTCTACGAACGTAGCTTTGCAGGAGGGCGAGGGCACGGTGGTGGTCGGCATGGCGCCTCAGGAATGAAAGGAGGTCAAGGACGACATCAAGGGTCGGACTGTAAAGGAGAACAAGAAATGATGCAGGGCCGCGGCATGCAAGGGCATCAGGATGGTGACTGCCAATCTCAGGGTATGGGTCACCATAAGGAACGCTAG
- a CDS encoding PH domain-containing protein, which translates to MLDSTTKGERILWKAYPSWKHFTWLYLFSALSALRAGLFLYFGIPTWEMWIAGAIFLLSCVFVIRHWARYFVTSAKVEIKNGYTGKEIDAINLEQIRDISIQQGFIAGKLGIGTLVIQDSGGDRRLQFRGVRDPEVIKARIDALRPPLDEEKEGLSP; encoded by the coding sequence GTGCTAGATAGTACTACAAAAGGTGAACGCATTCTTTGGAAAGCATATCCCTCCTGGAAGCACTTCACGTGGCTTTACCTGTTCAGTGCCCTTTCGGCCTTACGTGCGGGTTTGTTTTTATATTTTGGAATCCCGACTTGGGAAATGTGGATTGCCGGGGCAATTTTTCTGCTGAGTTGTGTCTTCGTGATTCGCCACTGGGCTCGCTATTTCGTCACTTCAGCGAAGGTTGAAATTAAAAATGGTTACACAGGGAAAGAAATTGATGCCATCAATCTCGAACAGATCCGAGATATTTCCATCCAACAAGGCTTTATCGCTGGAAAACTTGGCATTGGAACCCTTGTCATTCAGGATTCTGGGGGAGACCGTCGGCTACAATTTCGCGGGGTTCGGGATCCTGAAGTAATCAAAGCACGAATTGACGCGTTAAGGCCACCGCTTGACGAAGAGAAAGAGGGTCTGTCTCCGTAA
- a CDS encoding c-type cytochrome gives MKNAFNVAALIIVTTLAFSLTEIGRAETPLSVDGQSPRPQSGSSEPPTSREQITQGKALYEGRARCVHCHGRNAMRRPITKQELFSIIKFGVPGTSHIPFTHLLSDEEIWSIVYFQLNDNCMNPCEE, from the coding sequence ATGAAAAATGCCTTCAACGTGGCAGCCCTAATTATTGTTACGACTTTAGCTTTCTCTCTAACTGAAATTGGACGGGCAGAAACACCACTGAGTGTTGATGGACAATCTCCTAGGCCGCAGAGCGGGTCTTCAGAACCTCCTACTTCAAGGGAACAAATAACCCAAGGAAAGGCCCTTTATGAGGGTCGAGCCAGGTGTGTCCATTGCCATGGACGCAATGCCATGAGACGTCCCATTACTAAACAAGAACTTTTTTCAATCATTAAATTCGGTGTGCCGGGCACTTCCCATATTCCTTTTACGCACCTGCTTTCAGATGAGGAAATTTGGTCAATTGTGTATTTTCAACTCAACGACAATTGTATGAATCCTTGTGAAGAATAA
- a CDS encoding cytochrome c3 family protein, which produces MPCIHPWISRLIYTITFLLIGYIGWASLDDPATFWAPGHLSRHHTDIAQCTQCHEPFVGPTPQKCLACHSLQQFMASSRVEVSHFHEGVIKQNQSCVICHSDHQGLVAPITVGLMENPHGEFIFRVTGARSCSDCHAVEIRDNVTNFTLLENSLVQDLIREGESAHRAGRFAHCLRCHIGGQADTEEEDDD; this is translated from the coding sequence TTGCCCTGTATCCATCCATGGATCTCAAGACTGATATATACCATTACGTTTTTGTTGATTGGATATATTGGATGGGCGTCACTGGATGATCCTGCCACCTTTTGGGCGCCAGGACATTTAAGTCGCCATCATACGGATATTGCGCAGTGTACCCAATGCCACGAACCATTTGTCGGCCCAACACCTCAAAAATGCCTTGCCTGCCATAGCCTTCAACAATTTATGGCAAGCTCCAGAGTCGAGGTGAGCCACTTTCATGAGGGTGTCATCAAGCAAAACCAATCCTGTGTTATCTGCCACTCTGACCATCAAGGATTGGTCGCTCCGATTACCGTTGGATTGATGGAAAATCCTCATGGGGAATTTATTTTTCGTGTGACTGGCGCGAGATCCTGCTCGGATTGTCATGCAGTAGAGATTCGGGACAATGTCACGAATTTCACGCTATTGGAAAATTCACTCGTTCAGGATCTGATCCGTGAAGGGGAAAGTGCTCATCGCGCTGGTCGCTTTGCACATTGCCTGAGATGTCATATCGGCGGACAGGCCGACACAGAGGAAGAGGATGACGATTAA
- a CDS encoding ZIP family metal transporter — MNTHFLTAFLASILAALVTSIGIFVIRRFEVWGRKNTTYFSCFAAGVLISVSFLHIIPKSFQMNEQAPLYLLGGYLALHFFNRFITAYVCDKNPETAIGIIPMLGIGFHSFIDGVVYSITFSVSIFTGTLAAIGMVLHEFPEGIVTYVMLIRGGFSQKSSMVLAFVAAALTTPLGTLLSFPMISQIDKSFLGALLSLSAGALVYVGATHLLPQAEREHKKFSLVAMLGGILVAVGIIVSKT; from the coding sequence ATGAACACTCACTTTTTAACAGCCTTTCTCGCCAGCATTTTAGCAGCACTGGTGACTTCAATTGGAATTTTCGTCATTCGGAGGTTTGAAGTCTGGGGTCGGAAAAACACAACATACTTTTCGTGTTTTGCCGCCGGGGTGCTGATCTCGGTTTCCTTCCTTCATATCATTCCAAAATCTTTTCAAATGAATGAGCAAGCTCCGTTATACCTGCTTGGTGGGTATTTGGCATTGCATTTTTTCAATCGTTTTATCACCGCCTATGTCTGCGATAAAAATCCAGAAACTGCCATCGGTATTATTCCCATGCTCGGCATTGGGTTTCATTCTTTTATCGATGGGGTCGTTTACTCCATCACCTTTAGTGTGAGCATCTTTACTGGCACCTTGGCTGCCATAGGAATGGTGCTTCACGAGTTCCCAGAAGGCATTGTCACGTATGTGATGTTAATCCGAGGTGGATTTAGCCAAAAAAGTTCCATGGTGCTGGCCTTTGTGGCGGCCGCTCTCACCACACCCCTGGGGACCCTTCTTTCTTTTCCCATGATCAGCCAGATCGATAAATCATTTCTCGGAGCCTTATTGTCACTCTCCGCAGGAGCTTTGGTCTATGTGGGCGCTACGCATCTCCTCCCACAAGCCGAGCGAGAACATAAAAAATTCAGCTTGGTAGCGATGCTGGGAGGCATCCTAGTTGCGGTGGGTATTATTGTGAGCAAAACGTAA
- the glgP gene encoding alpha-glucan family phosphorylase: MNNHGALPTSSYFFHRPMPEGLEGLNDLALDLRWTWSHFSDRLWERLDHETWERTGNPYFILQSVSQARLEEAAQDLELRRDLQSWLKERKDYLKEPGWFGATHATELLQKVAYFSMEFGLSEALPIYSGGLGILAGDHLKTASDLGVPIVGIGLLYQQGYFRQILSPESWQAEAFPYNDPISLPVMPVPNLEGGWLRVKLQLPGRTLLVRVWQANVGKVRLFLLDSNDPLNAPRDRSITANLYPGGQEQRLIQEMVLGIGGWHVLEDLGYQIDICHLNEGHAAFVVFARARSCMMNTGLSFYEALWTTRAGNVFTTHTPVEAAFDRYEPTLIRPYADYLADLLKISRDQLLAMGRQNPNNAHEPFNMAYLAMRGSGAVNGVSQLHGQVSRKIFQTLYARWPEAEIPVGHITNGVHVPSWDSPAADALWTKHCRKGRWIGTLDNLCSNMSQVTDEELWNFRVSQRLELIHYVRRRLERQLREHGAHSDLIQQAHHVLDPNVLTLGFARRFTAYKRPTLLLWQRERLLRLLSDPHHPVQLIVAGKAHPHDDEGKRLIQTWAQFATHADIRDRVVFLEDYEMALAQELVAGVDVWLNTPRRPLEASGTSGMKVLVNGGLNLSELDGWWAEAYTPEVGWEIGGEGIDVHPERDASEAERLYQCLEDHIVPEFYDRDQEGIPRTWVHRVRTSMSKLTPQFSSNRMIREYVERVYLPAAAAYRHRSGDEGKRAKDIQQWKHQLDEHWPLIRFGEIQMAPAEGGFFLEVQVYCGEWNPQFLCVELYADGLDRAEPEVHVMAQRGSLPGMVNTYVYALHLSTQRPFDHYTPRIIPFHPDISVPLEIDYIIWK; the protein is encoded by the coding sequence ATGAATAACCATGGAGCATTGCCGACTTCATCATATTTCTTTCATCGTCCCATGCCAGAAGGGCTAGAGGGATTGAATGATCTGGCACTTGACCTCCGGTGGACATGGAGCCATTTCAGCGATCGGCTCTGGGAACGATTGGATCATGAAACTTGGGAACGGACGGGCAACCCTTACTTTATTCTACAGAGTGTATCACAAGCCCGTCTGGAAGAAGCCGCACAAGATCTAGAATTACGACGTGACCTTCAATCATGGCTCAAAGAACGCAAGGACTATCTGAAAGAACCCGGATGGTTTGGCGCCACCCATGCCACGGAACTGCTTCAAAAAGTGGCGTACTTTAGTATGGAATTTGGCCTGAGCGAGGCCCTCCCAATTTATTCCGGAGGCCTGGGCATTTTGGCAGGGGATCATCTCAAAACCGCGAGTGACCTTGGGGTCCCAATCGTCGGAATCGGCCTTTTATATCAGCAGGGCTATTTTCGGCAAATTTTGAGTCCCGAGTCCTGGCAGGCAGAAGCGTTTCCTTACAACGACCCCATCAGTCTTCCGGTCATGCCGGTTCCTAATCTGGAAGGCGGGTGGTTACGAGTGAAACTCCAATTACCCGGTCGAACCCTCCTGGTCAGGGTGTGGCAAGCCAATGTGGGAAAAGTACGATTGTTTCTTCTTGATTCCAACGATCCGCTCAATGCTCCACGTGATCGGAGCATCACCGCAAACCTATACCCTGGAGGTCAAGAACAACGCCTGATACAGGAAATGGTATTGGGAATTGGAGGATGGCATGTCTTAGAAGACTTGGGATATCAAATAGACATCTGTCACCTCAACGAAGGACATGCAGCCTTTGTCGTTTTCGCACGGGCGAGGAGTTGCATGATGAACACGGGACTCTCCTTTTACGAAGCGTTGTGGACCACCAGAGCCGGAAATGTCTTTACCACCCATACTCCGGTTGAGGCGGCGTTCGATCGCTACGAGCCAACTCTTATTCGGCCTTATGCGGACTATCTTGCGGACTTACTGAAAATTTCCAGGGACCAACTGTTGGCGATGGGACGACAGAATCCAAACAATGCCCACGAACCGTTTAATATGGCCTACCTGGCAATGCGGGGAAGTGGAGCCGTCAACGGAGTGAGTCAACTCCATGGACAGGTCAGTCGGAAAATTTTTCAAACCCTCTATGCCCGATGGCCAGAAGCTGAAATTCCGGTTGGGCATATCACCAATGGGGTGCACGTCCCCTCCTGGGATTCCCCGGCTGCCGACGCTCTCTGGACCAAGCACTGTAGAAAGGGTCGGTGGATTGGAACCTTGGACAACCTTTGTTCCAACATGTCCCAAGTCACCGACGAGGAGTTGTGGAACTTTCGAGTATCACAACGGCTGGAACTCATTCACTATGTCCGTCGCCGCCTGGAACGTCAATTGCGGGAACATGGAGCGCATTCCGATCTCATTCAACAGGCACACCATGTGTTAGACCCCAATGTACTAACCTTAGGTTTTGCCAGGCGATTTACCGCATACAAACGGCCGACCTTGCTTCTATGGCAACGAGAGCGATTACTTCGCCTCCTAAGCGACCCACACCATCCGGTTCAATTGATTGTGGCGGGAAAGGCTCACCCTCATGATGATGAAGGCAAACGACTGATTCAAACCTGGGCCCAATTCGCCACTCACGCAGATATTAGGGATCGGGTCGTATTTTTAGAGGATTACGAAATGGCGTTGGCACAGGAACTGGTGGCTGGTGTGGACGTGTGGCTGAATACACCACGGCGACCATTGGAAGCCTCGGGAACCAGTGGCATGAAAGTGCTCGTGAATGGAGGATTAAATCTTTCAGAACTCGATGGATGGTGGGCCGAAGCTTATACCCCCGAAGTGGGGTGGGAGATCGGCGGGGAAGGAATTGACGTTCACCCTGAGCGAGATGCTTCCGAAGCTGAACGCTTATATCAATGTCTGGAAGACCACATCGTTCCGGAATTCTACGACCGAGATCAGGAAGGTATCCCCAGGACATGGGTTCATCGTGTGCGCACCAGCATGTCGAAACTCACCCCGCAGTTTAGTAGTAATCGAATGATACGGGAATATGTCGAGCGCGTGTATCTGCCCGCAGCAGCGGCCTATCGTCATCGAAGTGGCGATGAAGGGAAACGGGCAAAGGACATCCAACAGTGGAAACATCAATTAGACGAACACTGGCCCTTAATCCGTTTTGGCGAAATTCAGATGGCTCCAGCCGAAGGTGGGTTTTTCCTGGAAGTTCAGGTGTATTGTGGTGAATGGAATCCCCAATTCCTTTGTGTCGAACTCTATGCTGACGGTCTTGATCGAGCGGAACCGGAAGTGCATGTCATGGCACAAAGGGGATCTTTACCGGGCATGGTGAACACATATGTTTATGCCTTACACCTTTCGACGCAGCGCCCATTCGACCATTACACTCCAAGAATTATACCTTTCCACCCTGATATTTCTGTTCCTTTGGAGATAGACTATATTATCTGGAAATAG
- a CDS encoding response regulator, producing MKILVITFQEDFRAQLVPFLEKQGFEVCVPPHRGDVLPMAKDTQPLVVVLDMYVSSPNGIEVLQQLRTLGYKGQVVLLGGSSVSSLISQAFRFGVDQVVGGPQRVGDPINLGQVESAIRASLHSLIATRALELYESRGRIDGHDLDDWLKAECEVLKSPTSPQKQNRSRHESAS from the coding sequence ATGAAGATTCTGGTGATTACCTTTCAGGAAGACTTTCGAGCGCAATTGGTTCCCTTTTTAGAAAAGCAGGGGTTCGAGGTATGCGTACCTCCACATCGTGGAGATGTCCTCCCAATGGCCAAGGACACACAACCGTTGGTGGTGGTCTTAGATATGTATGTGAGTAGCCCCAACGGAATTGAAGTGCTTCAACAATTGCGGACACTAGGGTACAAGGGGCAAGTTGTCTTGCTAGGAGGCAGTTCCGTCTCTTCTCTCATTTCACAGGCATTTCGCTTTGGAGTCGACCAAGTCGTTGGAGGACCCCAAAGGGTGGGAGATCCCATAAACCTCGGGCAAGTGGAGTCTGCCATTCGCGCTTCTTTGCATTCCCTTATTGCCACACGAGCACTCGAATTGTACGAGTCACGAGGCAGAATTGATGGACATGATTTGGATGATTGGTTGAAGGCAGAGTGTGAAGTTTTGAAAAGCCCTACCTCGCCTCAAAAGCAAAATCGCTCGCGGCACGAAAGCGCCTCATAG
- a CDS encoding alpha-amylase family glycosyl hydrolase — protein MNTSSPRPSLRTHPHLYEIPTWVWLGELSRKYGRLIRLGNVPDQEWDTLAAKGFDCIWLMGMWQRSQASRSIATADAELRKDYDRTLPDWKPTDVVGSPYAIHAYRPDSSFGTWADLDHVLDQLHHRGMKLILDFVPNHTGLDHDWVSSHPEFYIQGTARDYENSPSDFLPIERQPHTQYLAHGKDPYFPPWTDTLQLNYAHEPTRQALLQKLQHIAQHCDGVRCDMAMLVLNNVFKNTWAHVLPEYPTPAQEFWAEATHMLPEFIWIAEVYWDLEWELQQLGFDFTYDKRLYDRFRHSPPQDIALHLTADVAYQNRLVRFLENHDEPRSAKTFGIERLPAFVTLAGTLPGMRMYFQGQLEGAKIRTPVQLGRRRDESINQDIMTLYERLLLITNEEVFHNREWRLLSTRPAGNETFQNLIAYQWQSSTAWKIVIVNVSDVLSQGHVELSEVLPSSYRGYCFVDQLTRKRFTYAYGLLAKQGLPILLDPFSAHIFDVSIET, from the coding sequence ATGAACACTTCTTCTCCTCGCCCATCTCTTCGCACACACCCTCACCTGTATGAGATTCCAACCTGGGTGTGGCTCGGCGAACTTTCTAGAAAATATGGCCGCCTTATTCGCTTGGGGAATGTCCCGGACCAAGAATGGGATACCCTTGCGGCCAAGGGATTTGACTGTATCTGGCTCATGGGTATGTGGCAAAGAAGCCAAGCCAGCCGCTCCATAGCAACGGCTGATGCCGAATTGCGGAAAGATTACGATCGCACGTTACCGGATTGGAAACCTACAGATGTCGTAGGCTCGCCCTATGCGATTCATGCCTACCGCCCGGATTCTTCATTCGGCACATGGGCCGATCTTGATCACGTTTTAGACCAACTTCATCACCGCGGCATGAAATTGATTTTGGACTTTGTTCCGAACCATACCGGGCTCGATCATGACTGGGTGAGTTCCCATCCTGAGTTTTATATTCAAGGAACTGCGAGAGATTATGAAAATTCGCCCTCAGACTTTCTTCCCATAGAACGGCAACCCCACACTCAATATTTGGCCCATGGGAAAGATCCTTACTTTCCCCCATGGACCGATACCCTTCAGTTGAACTATGCTCACGAACCCACCCGCCAAGCCCTTCTGCAAAAACTCCAACACATTGCCCAACATTGCGATGGGGTTCGCTGTGACATGGCCATGTTAGTCTTGAACAACGTATTCAAGAATACCTGGGCGCATGTGTTGCCTGAATATCCAACTCCAGCACAGGAGTTCTGGGCCGAGGCCACACACATGCTTCCAGAATTTATTTGGATCGCAGAAGTCTATTGGGATCTTGAATGGGAATTGCAGCAGCTAGGTTTTGATTTTACGTATGACAAACGATTGTATGATCGCTTCAGACATTCGCCACCTCAAGACATTGCGCTCCATCTCACGGCAGATGTCGCCTATCAGAATCGACTGGTAAGATTTTTAGAAAATCATGATGAACCGCGAAGTGCGAAGACCTTTGGAATAGAACGCCTTCCAGCCTTTGTCACACTGGCCGGGACTTTGCCAGGCATGCGCATGTACTTCCAGGGTCAACTCGAAGGGGCGAAAATTCGAACTCCAGTCCAACTGGGCAGACGTCGGGACGAGTCTATTAATCAGGACATTATGACCCTCTATGAGCGTCTCTTACTCATAACCAATGAGGAGGTTTTTCACAACCGAGAATGGCGTCTTCTCTCCACAAGACCGGCAGGAAACGAAACATTTCAAAACCTCATCGCGTATCAATGGCAATCCTCCACGGCATGGAAGATCGTCATTGTGAATGTGAGTGATGTCCTCTCACAAGGACATGTTGAATTATCAGAGGTATTACCTTCTTCATACCGAGGGTATTGCTTTGTGGACCAGTTAACCCGAAAACGGTTTACTTATGCCTACGGCTTGCTCGCAAAACAAGGGCTCCCCATTTTGCTAGATCCATTTTCAGCCCACATATTCGATGTATCCATAGAAACATAA
- a CDS encoding c-type cytochrome yields MEFVRRGACITALGWVLVGTANLVVAGDPNVLKPRVPADQIDEAKTWQNPFPNTPENIEIGKNIFHGKAFCVTCHGKDGTGLGNIPGLRGKLPRNFTDKAWQATRTDGELFWILKNGSPGTDMASFVPLVLTEEEAWHVLLYVRSFGQ; encoded by the coding sequence ATGGAATTCGTCAGGAGGGGTGCGTGTATTACAGCGTTGGGATGGGTCCTTGTTGGAACGGCGAATCTGGTGGTTGCAGGAGACCCGAATGTCTTAAAACCCCGGGTCCCAGCAGATCAAATCGATGAAGCAAAAACCTGGCAGAACCCGTTCCCCAATACACCGGAGAATATTGAAATTGGCAAAAACATCTTTCATGGAAAAGCTTTCTGCGTAACGTGCCATGGAAAAGATGGAACGGGCTTGGGCAACATCCCAGGCCTTCGAGGTAAGTTGCCTAGAAACTTTACAGATAAAGCCTGGCAAGCCACCCGAACGGATGGCGAATTGTTTTGGATTTTGAAAAACGGGAGTCCGGGGACAGACATGGCCTCGTTTGTCCCATTAGTGTTGACGGAAGAAGAAGCCTGGCACGTCCTGCTGTATGTGCGCTCGTTTGGACAATAA
- a CDS encoding DUF1264 domain-containing protein, protein MIHTVRLFTAASALVFLLFGGQAFGELQYFTPGGASAPTADMESKSASSSSHDMGGGSPAVGYDIHVQAPHMMEDGTPGGPYHHYCKGISDKILQCLLFESTAANAPLVAVEYFVAKDLARTLPVIQWHRYFHDHKVEIATGRVQILDIDDPAKVKAIAEAASATDGVIYHLWKKGLAFPDGSVSFPQSLGHSFPQPQ, encoded by the coding sequence ATGATACACACGGTTCGATTATTCACTGCAGCAAGTGCTTTGGTATTTCTGTTATTCGGAGGTCAGGCGTTTGGGGAGCTGCAGTATTTTACCCCTGGCGGAGCTTCTGCTCCTACGGCTGATATGGAAAGTAAAAGTGCCTCTAGCTCAAGCCACGATATGGGGGGCGGAAGTCCGGCGGTTGGATATGATATTCATGTTCAAGCCCCGCATATGATGGAGGACGGCACCCCCGGTGGCCCATACCATCACTACTGTAAAGGTATCTCAGACAAAATTCTGCAATGTTTGTTGTTTGAATCCACCGCTGCTAATGCGCCACTCGTGGCCGTTGAATATTTTGTTGCCAAGGATTTGGCACGAACTCTTCCGGTGATTCAATGGCATCGCTATTTCCACGATCATAAAGTAGAAATCGCGACCGGTCGCGTGCAGATTTTAGACATTGACGATCCAGCCAAAGTCAAAGCGATCGCGGAAGCGGCTTCAGCCACCGATGGTGTGATTTACCATCTTTGGAAAAAAGGTCTCGCTTTCCCGGATGGCTCTGTTTCGTTTCCGCAATCCTTAGGCCACAGTTTTCCGCAACCTCAGTAA
- a CDS encoding rhodanese-like domain-containing protein, producing MMETAVQEKVYPWVRAQDILHEGKVRADFQVVDVRTPAEFQEAHVPGAVNIPLADIPAHLSELKAKSEEKPIVFMCRTQNRIKLAYDQLPQPNHCHLLEGGITAWKTAGHPVVQGQRAISLEGQVRMAAGVLIVVGTLLGVAVNPWFLLLPAGVGLGLFHAGYTDSCLMGMVLAKLPFNRK from the coding sequence ATGATGGAAACTGCCGTGCAAGAGAAAGTTTATCCCTGGGTTCGTGCGCAAGACATTTTACACGAGGGAAAAGTTCGAGCGGATTTTCAAGTTGTTGATGTTCGAACGCCTGCTGAATTTCAGGAGGCCCATGTTCCTGGCGCGGTCAATATTCCCTTGGCCGATATTCCCGCTCATCTTTCCGAACTTAAAGCGAAGAGCGAAGAGAAGCCCATTGTGTTCATGTGCCGAACCCAAAATCGGATCAAACTGGCCTATGACCAATTACCACAACCGAATCATTGTCATTTGCTGGAAGGCGGGATCACCGCATGGAAGACTGCTGGGCATCCGGTGGTCCAAGGCCAGCGTGCCATTTCCTTGGAAGGTCAGGTCAGAATGGCGGCGGGGGTCTTGATCGTGGTTGGGACACTCCTTGGGGTGGCGGTCAATCCTTGGTTCTTACTCCTACCGGCTGGTGTGGGTCTCGGGTTATTTCATGCGGGATATACGGATTCCTGCCTAATGGGAATGGTGTTGGCAAAATTACCGTTCAATAGAAAATAA